The following proteins are co-located in the Dyadobacter chenwenxiniae genome:
- a CDS encoding DUF6691 family protein, translating into MEKLENTSLTTLSEEDKDGSNTQKSAEGFAANFKYLIVGLLFGIVFVKAEIVSWFRIQEMFRFDSFHMYGVIGSAVLVGLVSVQLIKRFSIKTTSGEEVVIPDKTFSKGQIYGGLLFGFGWAITGSCPGPLFAQIGSGYVAVIITLLSAIAGTWTYGLLKPKLPH; encoded by the coding sequence ATGGAAAAGTTAGAAAATACATCCCTAACCACGCTTTCGGAAGAAGATAAGGACGGAAGCAACACACAGAAGTCGGCCGAAGGTTTCGCCGCGAACTTCAAATATTTGATCGTTGGCTTACTGTTCGGGATTGTTTTTGTGAAAGCAGAAATCGTCTCGTGGTTCCGGATCCAGGAAATGTTCCGTTTTGATTCGTTTCACATGTATGGCGTAATCGGCTCTGCGGTGCTTGTGGGGCTGGTTTCCGTTCAGTTAATCAAGCGCTTCAGCATTAAAACCACTTCGGGCGAAGAAGTTGTCATTCCCGACAAGACATTCAGCAAAGGCCAGATTTATGGCGGGCTGCTTTTCGGGTTTGGCTGGGCCATAACCGGCTCATGTCCGGGACCATTGTTTGCACAGATTGGGAGCGGCTATGTGGCGGTGATAATCACATTGTTAAGTGCCATTGCGGGCACCTGGACTTACGGTTTGCTAAAACCAAAATTGCCGCATTGA
- a CDS encoding YeeE/YedE family protein translates to MEIIEVLRRPWPWYVAGPLIGLTVPALLLLGNKSFGISSSLRHICAAVIPANISFFKYDWKKGIWNLFFVAGITIGGFIASFYLANPAEMVIAEATQQTLSGFGLTNFSGLMPAEIFGASNIFSLKGIIFLVFGGFLVGFGTRYAGGCTSGHAITGLATLQWPSLVATVSFFIGGLVCTHWILPFLLTLTL, encoded by the coding sequence ATGGAAATCATCGAAGTGCTTCGGAGACCTTGGCCCTGGTATGTGGCAGGGCCTTTGATTGGGTTGACTGTGCCGGCTTTGTTGCTGCTCGGGAATAAGTCTTTTGGGATTTCTTCTTCCTTGCGGCACATTTGTGCGGCTGTGATCCCGGCGAATATTTCCTTTTTTAAGTATGACTGGAAGAAGGGAATCTGGAATTTGTTTTTTGTGGCCGGGATAACGATTGGCGGCTTTATTGCCAGTTTTTACCTGGCAAATCCTGCTGAAATGGTGATCGCTGAGGCGACGCAGCAAACATTAAGCGGCTTTGGATTAACAAATTTTTCAGGGTTAATGCCTGCTGAAATATTCGGCGCTTCCAACATCTTCTCCTTAAAAGGCATCATTTTCCTTGTTTTTGGCGGTTTTCTGGTTGGATTTGGCACCCGTTACGCGGGAGGTTGCACATCTGGCCACGCGATTACCGGATTAGCCACATTGCAATGGCCTTCGTTGGTGGCTACGGTGAGCTTTTTTATCGGTGGCTTGGTTTGCACACATTGGATCTTGCCTTTCTTATTGACCCTGACTCTTTAA